ACGTTCGCAAAACAATCCGCTGACTATCCGCGAGCTGCAGGACGAGTTAGGTTTGAGCTCGACAAGCGTGGTGGCGCACCACATCAAGCAGCTGGAGAAAAAAGGCCTGCTCAAGCGCGACCCGGCCAATCCGCGCAATTATTCCGTGACCGATGACGAGGACGGCGTGCGCATCACTTATCTGCCGCTGTACGGGCTGGCGCAGTGCGGCCCCAGAGGCTCGATCCTTGACGGCAATCCACTCGATAAGATCGCTATTTCTTCGGAGTTGATCCGTTTCCCCGTGAACGAAATGTTTCTGGTCAAAGCGCGCGGCGACTCGATGCTGCCCAAGATTAGCAGCGGCGATCTGGTTTTTGTGCGCCAGACCAAAACAGCGGACAGCGGCGAAGTAGTGGTCTGCGTCAATGACGGCGAGGCTTTGATCAAAAAGTACCAGAGAGACAAAAGACAGGTGGTGCTTTCCTCGCTCCATAGCGAAAAATACGCGCCATTCACCGCCGCCGCGGATTTCCGCATCGAGGGCGTGGTCAAGGGTGTGCTGAGTTATAAGTTTTAGCTGATAAATTATGTTAAAATGGAAATATGAATATCGAACAATTGCCAGCGCAATATCGCCAAGATGTCCAAACTGCCGCCGCTTTGCTCAAAGATGAAGGCTGCAGGGCTGTTTATTTGTTTGGGTCATTGGTTACGGGGAAATTTCGTAAAAATTCAGATATAGATATTGGTGTATCAGGTTTGCCGGAGAAAAAATTTTTTAAAGTCTATGCCAAACTTGACGGCAGCCTGGCTGGAGAGGTTGATCTGATAGATTTTGATGAAAATAAAGATTTTTATGCCCTGTTAGATTCTCTGGGCGAGGTGGTTAGAATTGAATAACGGACTGCAAAAGAAAATAGAATTTGAAATGGAACAGATAAACCGCCTCTTGAATGAAGCGGAGCCATTGTTGATTTTGTGCAGAACAAAAACGCCGGATTTTATGGAAATGTCTGCCGCCGCGCTGTGCCTGCATTCTTTTTATAATGGTATAGAAAATATACTGTTGCTGATTATAAAACAGGAAAATTTAAATATTCCTGAAGGCGAAAAATGGCATAGAAAATTGTTTGAACGAGCGTTTGAACCGACAGCTGCCAGTCCGGCAATTTTTAGAGGAGAAATCAAAGAAACATTAAGTGAATTTTTGAAGTTTCGCCATTTTGTCAGACATGCTTATGGTTTTAAGTTGAAATGGGTAGAAATGGAAGATCTGGTGAACGGCGCAGAGAAATTGTGGGGTATTTTAAAAGAAGATATAAATTCGTTCATAACAAGTAACTGATTGTGCATAACACTGTTTTTATGAGCGCCGCCGC
The sequence above is drawn from the Candidatus Margulisiibacteriota bacterium genome and encodes:
- a CDS encoding LexA family transcriptional regulator, which codes for MKLHKIQEELLALLKRSQNNPLTIRELQDELGLSSTSVVAHHIKQLEKKGLLKRDPANPRNYSVTDDEDGVRITYLPLYGLAQCGPRGSILDGNPLDKIAISSELIRFPVNEMFLVKARGDSMLPKISSGDLVFVRQTKTADSGEVVVCVNDGEALIKKYQRDKRQVVLSSLHSEKYAPFTAAADFRIEGVVKGVLSYKF
- a CDS encoding nucleotidyltransferase domain-containing protein, which gives rise to MNIEQLPAQYRQDVQTAAALLKDEGCRAVYLFGSLVTGKFRKNSDIDIGVSGLPEKKFFKVYAKLDGSLAGEVDLIDFDENKDFYALLDSLGEVVRIE